One genomic region from Streptomyces sp. NBC_00457 encodes:
- a CDS encoding beta-ketoacyl-[acyl-carrier-protein] synthase family protein produces MSGEVTVTGFGVRTAFGTGTEALRRGVFAGVPSFVPTTRFDTGPYRTPMAATAPDGPDAVEDWALRHALARCGAEALDMAGLRPGTEAAVLLGVAGDHTSVTRYWRTAVDSPSPSSEPVPDGQDGPTGRNADAVPAHLAELLADGLGLTGPRLTFTNACVASAAAIIHACRLISSGRIDTAVCAGGYLVEEETFGKFDSGRALSRDGMVRPFSADRSGLLLGDGVAAVVLESAEHARRRGARPLTTIAGWGAATDAHHIAQPHPEGVGLARAARQALRLAGDPDGASLGYVNAHGTGTKYNDGAETRGLRAALLERAESIPVSSTKSTTGHLLEAAGVVEFVITMLALMDGVLPPTAGYGRPDPECDLDYVPNQPRQADPRRALTINAAFGGANTALVLERP; encoded by the coding sequence ATGAGCGGTGAAGTGACGGTGACCGGATTCGGCGTCCGCACCGCGTTCGGTACGGGCACCGAGGCCCTCCGGCGCGGGGTCTTCGCGGGAGTCCCCTCGTTCGTACCCACCACGAGGTTCGACACCGGCCCGTACCGTACGCCGATGGCGGCCACCGCCCCGGACGGACCCGATGCGGTCGAGGACTGGGCGCTACGGCACGCGCTCGCCCGGTGCGGCGCGGAAGCCCTCGACATGGCCGGCCTGCGCCCGGGCACGGAGGCGGCGGTCCTGCTCGGCGTCGCCGGGGACCACACCAGCGTCACCCGCTACTGGCGAACCGCCGTCGACTCCCCATCCCCATCCTCAGAGCCCGTCCCGGACGGCCAGGACGGCCCAACGGGCCGGAACGCCGACGCCGTGCCCGCGCACCTCGCCGAGTTGCTGGCCGACGGCCTCGGGCTCACCGGGCCACGGCTCACCTTCACCAACGCCTGTGTCGCCTCCGCCGCCGCGATCATCCACGCCTGCCGGCTGATCTCCTCCGGCCGGATCGACACGGCGGTCTGCGCGGGCGGATACCTGGTGGAGGAGGAGACCTTCGGCAAGTTCGACTCCGGCCGGGCACTGTCCCGCGACGGCATGGTGCGCCCGTTCAGCGCCGACCGCAGCGGGCTGCTTCTTGGCGACGGGGTGGCGGCCGTCGTGCTGGAGTCCGCCGAGCACGCCCGGCGCCGCGGTGCCCGGCCGCTGACGACCATCGCGGGCTGGGGCGCGGCCACGGACGCCCACCACATCGCCCAGCCGCACCCGGAAGGTGTCGGCCTCGCACGCGCGGCACGCCAGGCGCTTCGGCTCGCCGGGGACCCGGACGGCGCGTCCCTCGGCTATGTCAACGCCCACGGCACCGGCACCAAGTACAACGACGGTGCCGAGACCCGAGGACTGCGGGCCGCCCTCCTGGAGCGCGCCGAGTCGATACCGGTCAGCTCCACCAAGAGCACCACCGGCCACCTCCTGGAAGCGGCGGGCGTCGTGGAGTTCGTGATCACGATGCTGGCCCTGATGGACGGCGTACTGCCGCCGACGGCCGGATACGGCCGGCCGGACCCCGAATGCGACCTGGACTACGTACCGAACCAGCCGCGCCAGGCCGACCCGCGCCGGGCCCTCACCATCAACGCCGCCTTCGGGGGCGCCAACACCGCACTCGTGCTGGAGCGGCCATGA
- a CDS encoding acyl carrier protein, whose amino-acid sequence MSAGATASDADSSLSAITTDTVRELLSDRKIFPGLPDDLGEDAELVLDSLGLVWLLHVVEERYGLVVEPTDEDIAGLTSLRRLTAFLRAAQTGRVEGGSGDER is encoded by the coding sequence ATGAGCGCGGGAGCCACGGCGAGCGACGCGGACTCCTCGCTTTCCGCCATCACCACTGACACCGTCCGGGAGCTGCTGTCGGACCGCAAGATCTTCCCCGGGCTGCCCGACGACCTCGGCGAGGACGCCGAACTGGTCCTGGACTCCCTCGGGTTGGTGTGGCTACTGCATGTGGTGGAGGAGCGCTACGGCCTGGTCGTGGAGCCCACCGACGAGGACATCGCCGGGCTGACCTCGCTCCGGCGGCTCACCGCGTTTCTGCGCGCCGCCCAGACGGGCCGGGTGGAGGGAGGCAGCGGCGATGAGCGGTGA
- a CDS encoding acyl carrier protein, protein MSTSTLEDEIREFVLTSVIDEMNILTSRDGITDESPVTVGGLDVDSLSLIELTLRLESRFGVEIPDTDIEPLASLTLGGLVAEVVRRGAKA, encoded by the coding sequence ATGAGTACCTCAACCTTGGAAGACGAGATCCGCGAGTTCGTCCTGACCTCTGTCATCGACGAGATGAATATCCTGACCAGCCGTGACGGCATCACGGACGAGAGCCCGGTGACCGTCGGTGGGCTGGATGTGGACTCACTGAGCCTGATCGAGCTCACCCTGCGGCTGGAGTCGCGGTTCGGTGTGGAGATTCCGGACACCGACATCGAGCCGCTGGCCTCCCTGACCCTCGGCGGGCTTGTCGCCGAGGTCGTCCGGCGCGGTGCGAAGGCATGA
- a CDS encoding class I adenylate-forming enzyme family protein, translating to MGELVDLVGDVDDEMGPFIQRLFDARDDGLPYLTHQQETVTRAALRERVGKQAAVFAGYGIGPGSTVGLRTPPSFTQVEVLLALWRLGAQVLLFDFRLKPAEVEALCATCRPQFMVSAGVNVRATFGFRPDYEVVTERHGTGWPATTGHRLVQFSSGSTGRPKVIGRTVRSLAAEVERFAAIPGMPGEGDRLLLLSSTAHSFGLIAGLLHSLAAGVSVVFAPRVSARDILRTAVDHRITALFGVPMHYELLAAAIDPPELPELRVAVSGGELMPPAVAGRFAERYGVPVGESYGTTETGVVAMDAGGTLRPSVGQAAPGVVVREHKGELDVALEESPYLFDSGGSQHEDGWLHTRDRATVDGTGAVRVHGRADSLVVIGGLKVDLTEVENVLREHPAVEQAVLVHEGVTEAFVAVAAGHEAPSAEELLRWCRERLADYKLPRVVRVLEALPRTSNGKLVRHAATLRSAG from the coding sequence ATGGGCGAGCTCGTGGACCTCGTGGGTGACGTGGACGACGAGATGGGCCCTTTCATCCAGCGGCTGTTCGACGCGCGGGACGACGGCCTGCCATATCTGACACACCAGCAGGAGACCGTCACCCGGGCCGCGTTGCGGGAACGGGTCGGCAAGCAGGCCGCCGTGTTCGCCGGATACGGCATCGGACCGGGCAGCACCGTGGGCTTGCGGACACCGCCCAGTTTCACCCAGGTCGAGGTGTTGCTCGCGCTGTGGCGGCTGGGCGCGCAAGTGCTGCTCTTCGATTTCCGGCTCAAACCGGCCGAGGTGGAGGCGCTCTGCGCGACCTGCCGGCCGCAGTTCATGGTCAGCGCAGGGGTCAACGTCCGGGCGACGTTTGGTTTCCGGCCCGACTACGAGGTCGTCACCGAGCGCCATGGGACGGGGTGGCCCGCGACGACCGGGCACCGGCTGGTTCAGTTCAGCTCTGGCTCCACCGGGCGGCCGAAGGTGATCGGCAGGACCGTGCGTTCGCTCGCCGCCGAGGTGGAGCGGTTCGCCGCGATTCCCGGGATGCCGGGGGAGGGTGACCGGCTGCTGCTGCTCAGTTCGACCGCGCACAGCTTCGGTCTGATCGCCGGGCTGCTGCATTCGCTGGCGGCCGGTGTCTCCGTGGTGTTCGCGCCCCGGGTCTCGGCGCGCGACATCCTGCGCACCGCTGTGGACCACCGGATCACCGCCCTGTTCGGGGTGCCGATGCACTACGAACTGCTCGCCGCCGCCATCGATCCTCCCGAACTGCCCGAGCTGCGGGTCGCGGTGTCGGGCGGCGAGCTGATGCCTCCGGCGGTGGCGGGACGGTTCGCCGAACGGTACGGCGTGCCTGTCGGCGAGTCTTACGGGACCACCGAGACCGGGGTGGTCGCCATGGACGCCGGTGGCACGCTGCGGCCGTCGGTCGGGCAGGCCGCGCCGGGGGTGGTGGTGCGGGAGCACAAGGGGGAACTGGATGTCGCCCTTGAGGAGTCGCCGTACCTCTTCGATTCGGGCGGCAGCCAGCACGAGGACGGGTGGCTGCACACGCGGGACCGGGCCACGGTGGACGGCACCGGGGCGGTTCGGGTGCACGGGCGTGCGGACTCCCTCGTCGTGATCGGGGGGCTCAAGGTGGACCTCACCGAGGTCGAGAACGTGTTGCGGGAGCATCCGGCGGTCGAGCAGGCGGTTCTGGTCCATGAGGGCGTGACCGAGGCGTTCGTTGCTGTGGCCGCCGGTCATGAGGCCCCCTCTGCGGAGGAGTTGCTGCGCTGGTGCCGGGAGCGGTTGGCCGATTACAAGCTGCCGCGGGTGGTCCGGGTCCTGGAGGCGCTGCCCCGTACGTCCAACGGAAAGCTGGTGCGGCATGCGGCCACACTTCGCTCCGCTGGGTGA
- a CDS encoding 3-dehydroquinate synthase II family protein encodes MRFAWIDLREVPRPQLQAVVDAAVHSRMAGVLATDAELLGTLPPTITRVLVAAGPATAAVKKLSDKSTGGSKDAKGAEGAKESKSSAPAPSPDGAGIDVLLRQFSTQEELDAVAAEHRAAEGATIAGFVDVRDDRTLQLSCAGAMALPYTVIHFADPTKIPLEIVLAAAEPAEGKLVTVVDDLEEAGIVFDVLERGSDGVLFSPRSADEVFALARLLEATTPQLELSTLTVESIRHVGLGDRVCVDTCSHFDEDEGILVGSYSSGFVLCCSETHPLPYMPTRPFRVNAGALHSYTLGPDNRTSYLSEVGSGMALLAVGADGRTRRVVVGRAKLESRPLLEIRTHAENGQLVSLTVQDDWHVRVLGPGGKVLNVTELQTGDELLGYLAKDQRHVGLPIGEFCKEV; translated from the coding sequence ATGAGGTTCGCGTGGATCGATCTCCGTGAAGTCCCACGGCCGCAGCTCCAGGCGGTGGTTGACGCGGCCGTCCACTCCCGGATGGCCGGGGTGCTGGCCACCGATGCCGAGCTGCTCGGGACGCTGCCGCCGACCATCACTCGGGTGCTGGTCGCCGCGGGTCCGGCCACGGCCGCCGTGAAGAAGCTGAGCGACAAGAGCACCGGGGGCTCGAAGGATGCCAAGGGCGCCGAGGGCGCCAAGGAGTCGAAGTCCTCGGCTCCGGCACCCTCCCCTGACGGAGCCGGAATCGACGTCCTGCTGCGGCAGTTCAGTACCCAGGAGGAACTGGACGCGGTCGCCGCGGAGCATCGTGCCGCCGAGGGTGCGACCATCGCCGGCTTCGTCGATGTACGGGACGACCGCACCCTGCAACTGTCCTGCGCGGGTGCCATGGCGTTGCCGTACACCGTCATCCATTTCGCCGATCCGACCAAGATCCCGCTGGAGATCGTGCTCGCGGCGGCCGAGCCCGCCGAGGGCAAGCTGGTGACCGTCGTCGACGACCTGGAGGAAGCCGGGATCGTCTTCGACGTTCTTGAGCGTGGTTCGGACGGCGTCCTCTTCTCGCCTCGCAGCGCCGACGAGGTGTTCGCGCTGGCGCGGCTGCTGGAGGCCACCACGCCGCAGCTGGAGCTGTCCACGCTGACCGTGGAGAGCATCCGGCATGTCGGGCTCGGCGACCGGGTCTGCGTGGACACCTGCTCGCACTTCGATGAGGACGAGGGCATCCTCGTCGGCTCGTACTCCTCGGGGTTCGTGCTCTGCTGCAGCGAGACCCATCCGCTGCCGTACATGCCGACCAGGCCGTTCCGGGTCAACGCCGGTGCCCTGCACTCGTACACGCTCGGGCCCGACAACCGCACCAGCTACCTGAGCGAGGTCGGCTCCGGGATGGCCCTGCTGGCGGTCGGCGCCGACGGTCGGACGCGGCGGGTCGTGGTCGGTCGGGCCAAGCTCGAATCCCGGCCGCTGCTCGAGATCCGCACCCACGCCGAGAACGGGCAGCTGGTCAGCCTGACGGTGCAGGACGACTGGCATGTACGGGTGCTCGGCCCGGGCGGGAAGGTCCTCAACGTCACCGAACTGCAGACCGGTGACGAACTGCTCGGCTATCTGGCCAAGGACCAGCGCCATGTCGGCCTGCCCATCGGCGAGTTCTGCAAGGAGGTCTGA
- a CDS encoding 2-amino-3,7-dideoxy-D-threo-hept-6-ulosonate synthase, whose product MRKTGKSLRLRRLSLAGDDRYLFVPLDHSVSDGPLVPAGQWDDLLRALVAGGADGIIVHKGRARALAPEILKSCALVVHLSASTACAADVDAKVLVGDVEEALRLGADAVSVHVNIGSDTEGQQLADLGAVARSCDDWGMPLIAMIYPRGPRIDNPRDPALLAHLVNVAADLGADMVKTSVALPLERMAEVVAHSPIPVLAAGGSPDGSDLIEYGRAVMASGCQGLAVGRRIFSAPSPASLVAGLAAVVHSRGGDGTAPGDTGQATRPDGTTNDDMSMTHYSTIGAGVA is encoded by the coding sequence ATGCGGAAAACTGGCAAGTCATTGCGTCTACGAAGACTGTCGTTGGCGGGTGATGACCGATATCTGTTCGTCCCGCTCGACCACAGCGTGTCGGACGGCCCGCTCGTCCCCGCCGGCCAATGGGACGACCTGTTGCGGGCGCTGGTCGCCGGCGGGGCCGACGGGATCATCGTCCACAAGGGACGGGCCCGGGCCCTCGCACCGGAGATCCTCAAGAGCTGCGCGCTCGTGGTGCACCTGAGCGCCAGTACCGCCTGCGCGGCCGATGTCGATGCCAAGGTGCTGGTCGGTGACGTCGAGGAGGCGCTGCGGCTCGGCGCGGACGCGGTCAGCGTCCATGTGAACATCGGCTCGGACACCGAGGGGCAGCAGCTCGCGGATCTGGGGGCGGTGGCCCGCTCCTGTGATGACTGGGGCATGCCGCTGATCGCGATGATCTACCCTCGCGGTCCCCGGATCGACAACCCGCGCGATCCCGCCCTCCTCGCTCATCTGGTCAATGTCGCCGCGGACCTGGGTGCCGACATGGTGAAGACCTCCGTCGCCCTGCCGCTCGAGCGGATGGCCGAGGTGGTGGCCCACAGCCCCATCCCGGTCCTGGCCGCCGGAGGGTCGCCGGACGGCTCCGACCTCATCGAGTACGGCAGGGCGGTGATGGCCTCCGGCTGTCAGGGGCTGGCCGTCGGCCGCCGGATCTTTTCGGCCCCCTCGCCTGCCTCTCTGGTGGCTGGGCTCGCTGCGGTCGTGCATAGCCGTGGCGGTGACGGCACCGCGCCGGGCGACACGGGACAGGCGACGCGTCCAGACGGAACGACAAACGATGACATGAGCATGACTCATTACTCGACGATCGGAGCAGGTGTCGCATGA
- a CDS encoding MFS transporter, whose protein sequence is MPDSTSQTVPDPETVGPRPAASPSPAEKGQASRVAVASLVGTTIEYYDFAVYGTAAALVLGPAFFPSGNATASSLAAFLTFAAAFLSRPLGVVLFGTIGDRLGRRKALVISLLLMGVATVGVGLLPTYETAGLLAPVLLVTLRLLQGVSMGGEWGGAVLLAAEHAPPGRRALYAAIPNVGPSLGFLLSTAVILPTLNIAGQDGFADGAWRIPFLLSIVLFVIGLWVRSTVSESPVFSSAAGRTAPAPVSRFPLGTLLKQHPGRLLLGTGAAIGGSAVYYLTIVYSLSYAPQSLGISRNTMLTAASIGAAAGIALTLPAARLADRLGRRPVMLTGAIGSVLWAVPMYASLSSRNGLVITGAYTVGLMLLALMFSPMATFLAELFPARLRYTGASATFILANTLGGGFAPSIATWLNSHWDSPLVLGFYTGGLCLLSLLCLLALPETRDHEFDA, encoded by the coding sequence ATGCCCGATTCGACTTCCCAGACCGTTCCCGATCCCGAGACCGTCGGTCCCAGACCGGCCGCGTCACCATCGCCGGCCGAGAAGGGCCAGGCGTCGAGGGTCGCCGTCGCGAGCCTGGTCGGCACCACGATCGAGTACTACGACTTCGCCGTGTACGGCACTGCCGCCGCGCTCGTCCTCGGCCCCGCCTTCTTCCCCTCCGGCAATGCCACCGCTTCCTCCCTGGCCGCGTTCCTCACGTTCGCCGCGGCCTTCCTCTCCCGCCCCCTCGGCGTCGTACTGTTCGGCACGATCGGTGACCGGCTGGGCCGCCGAAAGGCCCTGGTCATCTCGCTGTTGCTGATGGGGGTGGCGACGGTCGGCGTCGGACTGCTGCCGACGTACGAGACCGCCGGACTCCTCGCTCCCGTACTGCTGGTGACGCTCCGTCTGCTGCAGGGCGTGAGCATGGGCGGCGAGTGGGGCGGGGCGGTACTGCTCGCCGCGGAGCACGCGCCGCCCGGACGCCGCGCGCTGTACGCGGCCATCCCGAACGTCGGCCCCTCGCTCGGCTTCCTCCTCTCCACCGCCGTCATCCTGCCCACCCTCAACATCGCGGGCCAGGACGGCTTCGCGGACGGCGCCTGGCGGATCCCGTTCCTGCTGAGCATCGTGCTGTTCGTGATCGGCCTGTGGGTGCGGTCGACGGTCTCCGAGTCACCTGTGTTCAGCTCGGCGGCCGGCCGTACGGCACCCGCACCCGTGTCCCGCTTTCCGCTCGGCACGCTCCTCAAGCAGCACCCCGGCCGGCTGCTGCTCGGCACCGGCGCGGCGATCGGCGGCTCGGCCGTCTACTATCTGACGATCGTCTACAGCCTGTCGTACGCGCCTCAGTCGCTCGGCATCTCCCGGAACACGATGCTGACCGCCGCGAGCATCGGCGCGGCGGCCGGAATCGCCCTCACCCTCCCGGCCGCCAGGCTGGCCGACCGGCTCGGCCGCCGCCCCGTGATGCTGACCGGAGCAATCGGCTCCGTGCTGTGGGCCGTGCCGATGTACGCCTCGTTGAGTTCACGCAACGGTCTGGTGATCACCGGCGCCTACACCGTCGGACTCATGCTGCTGGCGCTGATGTTCTCCCCCATGGCGACCTTCCTCGCCGAACTCTTCCCCGCGCGCCTGCGCTACACCGGAGCCTCCGCCACCTTCATCCTCGCCAACACCCTCGGCGGCGGCTTCGCCCCGTCCATCGCCACCTGGCTGAACAGCCACTGGGACTCACCGCTCGTACTGGGCTTCTACACCGGCGGCCTCTGCCTGCTGAGCCTCCTGTGCCTGCTCGCCCTGCCGGAGACCCGCGACCACGAATTCGACGCCTGA
- a CDS encoding thymidine kinase: MPELVFFSGTMDCGKSTLALQIEHNRSARGLQGMIFTRDDRAGEGKLSSRLGLVTDAVEVEDGQDLYAYLVDHLSHGGRADYVIADEAQFLAPEQIDQLARVVDDLGLDVYAFGITTDFRSKLFPGSQRLVELADRVEVLQVEALCWCGARATHNARTIGGAMVVEGAQVVVGDVNQADDIGYEVLCRRHHRRRMTAATSHAAALSPDVLPVSSS, translated from the coding sequence ATGCCCGAGCTGGTGTTCTTCTCCGGAACGATGGACTGCGGGAAGTCGACGCTGGCTCTCCAGATAGAGCACAACCGTTCGGCGCGCGGACTGCAGGGCATGATCTTCACGCGCGACGACCGTGCGGGCGAGGGCAAGCTGTCGTCCCGGCTCGGGCTGGTCACGGACGCGGTGGAGGTCGAGGACGGACAGGACCTGTACGCCTACCTCGTCGACCACCTCTCCCACGGTGGCCGCGCGGACTACGTCATCGCGGACGAGGCGCAGTTCCTCGCGCCGGAGCAGATCGACCAACTCGCGCGCGTGGTCGATGATCTGGGCCTCGATGTCTACGCCTTCGGCATCACGACCGACTTCCGCTCCAAGCTGTTCCCGGGCTCCCAGCGTCTCGTCGAACTCGCCGACCGGGTCGAGGTCCTCCAGGTCGAGGCCCTGTGCTGGTGCGGCGCCCGCGCCACGCACAACGCCCGCACCATAGGCGGCGCGATGGTCGTCGAGGGTGCCCAGGTCGTCGTCGGCGACGTCAACCAGGCGGACGACATCGGCTACGAGGTCCTGTGCCGCCGCCACCATCGCCGCCGTATGACCGCGGCGACGTCACACGCGGCGGCACTGTCACCGGACGTGCTGCCGGTCTCCTCGTCGTGA
- a CDS encoding alkaline phosphatase family protein: MVQPAWDTHPEPLTVDSAPRPEYGSGSLADLLPTLAAGMDVPGMTAAIAELTAADRNCVFLIDGLGWEQLKAHPQDAPFMTSLISSSRGGTGRPLTAGYPATTATSLASVGTGLPPGAHGLPGYTVRNPATGELMNQLRWHPWTAPRPWQPYPTVFQLAQDAGVHAAQVTSPAFQNTPLTKVALSGGTFHGRLTGEDRMDLAAEQLAAADRALVYTYYAELDGAGHRFGVDSDTWRGQLMYVDRLVQRLAEQLPPRTALYVTADHGMIDVPFDEQHRIDFDEDWELRAGVALLGGEGRARHVYAVPGAENDVLTCWREVLGEQFWVASRDEAIAAGWFGQPGECDERVYDRIGDVVAAARDDVLIIASEREPKESAMVGNHGSMTPAEQLVPLLEVRS; encoded by the coding sequence ATGGTTCAGCCAGCCTGGGACACCCACCCGGAACCCCTCACCGTCGACTCCGCCCCCCGGCCCGAGTACGGCAGCGGCTCACTCGCCGACCTGCTTCCCACGCTGGCCGCCGGCATGGACGTACCCGGAATGACCGCGGCCATCGCGGAGCTGACCGCGGCCGACCGCAACTGCGTGTTCCTGATCGACGGCCTCGGCTGGGAGCAGCTGAAGGCGCACCCGCAGGACGCGCCCTTCATGACCTCCCTCATCAGCAGCTCGCGCGGGGGCACGGGCCGTCCGCTCACCGCCGGATACCCGGCGACCACCGCGACCTCCCTCGCCTCCGTCGGCACCGGCCTGCCGCCGGGCGCCCACGGCCTGCCCGGATACACCGTCCGCAATCCGGCCACCGGCGAGCTGATGAACCAGCTGCGCTGGCATCCGTGGACCGCACCGCGCCCCTGGCAGCCGTACCCCACGGTCTTCCAGCTGGCCCAGGACGCGGGCGTGCACGCGGCCCAGGTGACCTCTCCCGCCTTCCAGAACACCCCGCTGACGAAGGTGGCGCTCAGCGGCGGAACGTTCCACGGGCGGCTGACCGGCGAGGACCGCATGGACCTCGCGGCCGAGCAACTGGCCGCAGCCGACCGCGCGCTCGTCTACACGTACTACGCCGAACTCGACGGCGCCGGCCACCGCTTCGGCGTCGACTCCGACACCTGGCGCGGCCAGCTCATGTACGTCGACCGGCTGGTCCAGCGCCTCGCCGAGCAACTGCCACCGCGCACCGCGCTGTACGTCACCGCCGACCACGGCATGATCGACGTCCCCTTCGACGAGCAGCACCGCATCGACTTCGACGAGGACTGGGAACTGCGCGCCGGCGTCGCCCTGCTGGGCGGCGAGGGCCGCGCCCGCCATGTCTACGCGGTGCCGGGCGCCGAGAACGACGTCCTGACCTGCTGGCGCGAGGTGCTCGGCGAGCAGTTCTGGGTGGCGTCGCGGGACGAGGCGATCGCGGCGGGCTGGTTCGGGCAGCCCGGGGAATGCGACGAGCGGGTGTACGACCGGATCGGCGACGTCGTCGCGGCGGCCCGGGACGACGTACTGATCATCGCCTCGGAGCGGGAGCCGAAGGAGTCGGCGATGGTCGGCAACCACGGCTCGATGACCCCTGCCGAGCAGCTGGTCCCGCTGCTCGAAGTACGCTCCTGA
- a CDS encoding DUF5998 family protein, which yields MAKTSTTTQGLRAAIERSGYYPALVAEAVEAAVGGEPMRSFLVHQETTFDQNEVRRHVTVLVLTGNRFIVSHTDEQAADSTSPTPYATTSTESVKLSRISSVVVSRVVANPESYTPGTLPREVVLTIGWGAVSRLDLEPAACGDPNCEADHGYTGSSTADDLSLRVSEAGDGPETVRQALAFAQSLSEATADLDN from the coding sequence ATGGCCAAGACCAGTACGACGACCCAGGGGCTGCGAGCGGCGATCGAGCGCAGCGGCTACTACCCGGCCCTCGTGGCCGAGGCGGTGGAGGCCGCTGTGGGCGGCGAGCCCATGCGGTCGTTCCTGGTCCACCAGGAGACGACGTTCGACCAGAACGAGGTGCGGCGGCATGTGACGGTGCTCGTCCTCACCGGCAACCGCTTCATCGTCAGCCACACCGACGAGCAGGCGGCCGACAGCACCTCCCCGACGCCGTACGCCACGACCTCCACGGAGTCGGTCAAGCTCAGCCGGATCTCGTCCGTCGTGGTCAGCCGGGTCGTCGCCAACCCGGAGTCGTACACGCCGGGCACGCTGCCCCGAGAGGTCGTGCTGACCATCGGCTGGGGCGCCGTCTCCCGGCTCGACCTGGAGCCCGCCGCTTGCGGCGACCCGAACTGCGAGGCCGACCACGGCTACACGGGCAGCTCGACGGCCGACGACCTCAGCCTGCGGGTCAGCGAGGCCGGCGACGGCCCGGAGACGGTCCGCCAGGCTCTCGCCTTCGCCCAGTCGCTCTCCGAGGCGACAGCGGATCTCGACAACTGA